Genomic DNA from Methanosarcina sp. MTP4:
GTCCTTTCCCGGAGGGAGAAGCTTGTGAGGGATTGTATCGACAAAAGAAGGGTCACTTACGAGATTATTCATAACCGGGAATAAGTTAGAAGAACGAGAATAAACTAAAAGAACGAGAATAAGTTCGAAGAACGGGAATAAGTTAGAAGAGGGCTTTTTCGTTATTTTCGTTACCCTCTGCTTTCATTAAAAATCCCAGAATCCGCTTTTTTTCTTGCTTTCAATGTCCCGGGGCTCTCACCGGGCGCCGAAGGCGGCCGGCTTTTCCTTGAAATATAATATGAAAATCTGAATACTACCTTTATATTGGTAGTAAAATGCCTGATATATTTACCTTTATATTGGTAGTAAAATGCCTGATATATTTACCTTTATATTGGTAGTAAAATCTCAAAACGTACCGTTAAAAGGTTAATATTAAATAGAGCATGAAAAGTAGCAGCAAACCTGAACTGAATTTGATGTCCAAAAACCACCTAAACGTAAACTGGTTCAATATAAACCAAAAATAAAAGAGAAGAGTTAACGTTTTTCAGTCGTACTGCCCGCCTTCCACCGTACATCCGAAGTTTGTGATATCTTCAACCCTTTTCAGGGTCTTGTTTATGCTTTCAAGAGTCGCTTCCATTTTTTCCAGCCGGTTCTCTATTCCCTCAATTCTTGCCAGAATTTCCTGATCTGTAGCCAAAATTATTTCCCCCGGGTTTAATCTGCATGAATGCAGTTGTATTTGGTAAATTTTAAAGTAATTCAGTTGTAGTATACTATATGTAAATTATATGTAAATCAATGTTTTTATAGGCAGCGTCGTGAAGATACTTGTTTTTGTCATTTATAACTCAGGTAAACAACAATTTGATAAATGCTGTCTGGTAAACAACAAGTTAGTTAACGTTTTTTGACGCAGGACAGATAGAGGGTGTGTTTTCATGCGGAGAATTGCAGTAACAGGGAAGCCGGGTGTAGGGAAATCAACAGTCGTTGCAAAGGCAGCCGGGAAGCTGGCCGAGAAACAGGGGCTCAAAATCGGTGGCATCCGGACTGCTGAAATCCGGAAGGAAGGGAAAAGGGAAGGTTTTTCAATCGAAGACCTGGCAACCGGAAAGACCGGTATCCTGGGTCATGTCAAGGGTAGTGGTCCGAGGGTTGGAAAGTATCACGTGAACCTGGAAGACCTTGCCGGGATAGCTGCGGGTGCACTCATGGCTGCTCTGGACTGCGACCTTGTTGTAATCGATGAAATCGGACCGATGGAACTTAAATCCGAAGAGTTTATTTCGGCCGTGGAAGATATTCTGGAGTCGGAAAGGCAGGTGCTGGCTGTGCTGCACAGGTCCAGCAAACATCCTCTGGCGCAGAAGGTGCGGGAAGAGTTTGAGGTTTTGACGGTTGATGAGGGAAATCGGGATTATTTGCCTGATAAAATAGTGGAGATGTTTGGATATATAAATTGAAATTCTCTGGTTTCTAATTCTCTGATCGCTTACTATGAAAATAAATTACATTTATTTACATGTAAACTCAAACAGGAAACAGAAAACTTTTTTTATATTTTAGAAGGCCTTTTGAAAACGCAAAAATGAGAGAAAAACATGTCAGATAACGATGCTTTTTTGTTTATGAGACGGGCTATCGAACTTTCCCGTGAAAGTGTGAAAAAAGGAGGAGGGCCTTTCGGCGCCGTGATTACCAGAAATGGGAAAATTATTGCGGAAAGCCATAACCAGGTCACCTTGCTTAACGACCCCACCGCCCACGCCGAGGTCAATGCCATCAGGGACGCAGCCCGGAAACTGAACACTTTTGACCTGAGCGGCTGCGAGATATACGCTTCCTGTGAACCCTGTCCGATGTGCTTGGGGGCTATCTACTGGGCCAGGCTTGACAAAATCTTTTTTGGCGGGAGCAGGTCTGATGCCGGATCCGTAGGATTTGATGATTCCTTTATTTACGGGGAAATTTCACTCCCTCTACTGAATCGAAGCATTGAGTCTCGCCAGCTTCTCCGGGAAGAAGCCCTTGAGGCTTTCAAAGCCTGGAAACTATGTGAGAATAAAATTGAATACTGATGAAAATTGAATATTGCTGAAAATTGAATATTGCTGAAAATTGAATATTGCTGAAAATTGAATATTGCTTAAAGTCGAATATTGCTTAAAGTCGAATATTGCTTAAAGTCGAATATTGCTTAAAGTCGAATATTGCTGAAAATTGAATATTGCTTAAAGTCGAATACTGCTGAAGGGCAGGCTTGCCTGGTTTTGCCTGGTTTTGCCTGGTTTTGCCTGGTTTTGCCTGGTTTTGCCTGGCTTTGCATCACATTCCTGACGACGGAGAAGCCGGTAATTCAAAGGTAAAAGCCGTTCCTTCGCCTAATTTGCTTTCCACCCGGATTTTTCCACCGTGCATTTCGACAAACTTCTTTACCAGGGCAAGTCCGAGCCCGGTACCTTCAAAAGAGCGCTTCATAGAAGAGTCAATCTGGATAAAAGGGTTAAATATTTTGTCTAGGTCTTCTTCGGAGATACCGATACCTGTGTCCTTGACAACTACCCGGATCATTTCCCCGTCCCTCTTTGAGAAAACATCAATCGAACCTCCTTCGGGGGTGAACTTTGTAGCATTGCTTAAAAGGTTGTACATGATCTGCTCGAATTTGCTCAGATCCGCATAGACGGTTAAAGCCTGAGTTCCGGGTTTGTGGCTTAGAATAATGTTTTTTTCTTTTGTTTGAGGAAGCATGGTTGAAATTACCTTATCAACGGATTTGCCGACGCAGAACTCTTCCCTTTCGAGTTCCATTTTTCCTGATTCTGCTTTTGACAGGTCAAGGATGTCGTTGATGATGCGGAGAAGGTTTTTCCCGCTTACGGAAATAAATCCAATGTACCTGGACTGCTTTTCTGTCAGGGGGCCGGCTGTCCCCTCGGCAATCAGGTCCGAAAAACCGATAATCGAGTTCAGGGGTGTCCTGAGTTCGTGGCTCATATTTGCCAGAAACTCACTTTTCGTGCGGTTTGCTTCTTCGGCAGCCATTTTTGCATCGATTAAGGTCTTTTCAGCCTGTTTTCTTACGGTTACGTCCCTTACGACCACAATATTTGCCGGCATGTTCCGGTACATTATTCGGGTGCCCAGGCCCTCTATCCAGAGGGTTTCCCCATTTGAGGACCGAATTTTATAGGTCCTCAAATAGCCGCCTCGGCCATTGTAGACGTTTATCTGGTCTTCCAGGGCGGTTGCCCCTGATTCAGGAATCAGGAATTTATAGATGTTTGAGCCGATTACCTCGTTCAGCGGAGCATCCACCATTTTTCCGACGGCTGCATTTGCGGACAGGATATTGCCTTCGAAATCAAGGATCAATATGCCGTCAGGTGTATGCTCAAAAAGGGCGCGGAACTTCTCTTCACTTGCTTTTAAAGCCTCTTCGGATTTTTTGTGCTCCGTGATGTCTCTTACATATGCGATCAGCCTCTCTTCCCCGGCCAATTTGAAGAGTCTGGTGCTGATTTCGGTCGGAAATAGCGTCCCATCTTTCTTTTTATTTACCCTCTCGATCGCCACATCCCCGGTGGTTTCTTCAGCTGTTATTCTCTCGGGCAGGGTTTTTGCAAATTCATCGGGGACAAGGTCTGCGATGGTCAGTCCGAGCATTTCTTCTTTGGTATACCCGAACATCCTGCAGGCTGAACTGTTGCAGTCGAGAATCTCTCCCCGGTCGGTTTCTACAAAAATCCCGTCAATTGCCATCTCTACGAGATTTTTGAATTTTTCTTCGGATTCCAGCAGGTCTTTTTCGGTCTGTTTGCTGGCAGTGATGTCGTAAACGTTGGTGAAAAGCAGTTCCTTGTCTTTTACATTAATAAAGTTAGTATACACTTCTACGTCCCTGATTTCTCCGCTGGCAAGTTTGTGAGAGGAATGAAAGTGGCCTTTTCTTTCAAGGAAGATTAGCTGCTGAAGGTCCTCTACTTTTTCGCCGGACATTAGATGAATATCAAAAATACTTTTTGCGGTCAGTTCTTCCCGCGTATA
This window encodes:
- a CDS encoding NTPase; its protein translation is MRRIAVTGKPGVGKSTVVAKAAGKLAEKQGLKIGGIRTAEIRKEGKREGFSIEDLATGKTGILGHVKGSGPRVGKYHVNLEDLAGIAAGALMAALDCDLVVIDEIGPMELKSEEFISAVEDILESERQVLAVLHRSSKHPLAQKVREEFEVLTVDEGNRDYLPDKIVEMFGYIN
- a CDS encoding nucleoside deaminase; this translates as MSDNDAFLFMRRAIELSRESVKKGGGPFGAVITRNGKIIAESHNQVTLLNDPTAHAEVNAIRDAARKLNTFDLSGCEIYASCEPCPMCLGAIYWARLDKIFFGGSRSDAGSVGFDDSFIYGEISLPLLNRSIESRQLLREEALEAFKAWKLCENKIEY
- a CDS encoding PAS domain S-box protein, with the translated sequence MHSSDKPKILIVDDEPDQVELLCLQLEDDYLPIPANSGKEALDLVKNLNPDLILLDLMLPGVDGFEVCRRIKSDPVSRFIPVIIISGFFEKSNKIKAVEYGADDFISKPIDRFELKTRIKSLIRIKKNYEALQESENRYKHFFNNSPAVTLLVEPGRGLIVDANDPACSYYGYTREELTAKSIFDIHLMSGEKVEDLQQLIFLERKGHFHSSHKLASGEIRDVEVYTNFINVKDKELLFTNVYDITASKQTEKDLLESEEKFKNLVEMAIDGIFVETDRGEILDCNSSACRMFGYTKEEMLGLTIADLVPDEFAKTLPERITAEETTGDVAIERVNKKKDGTLFPTEISTRLFKLAGEERLIAYVRDITEHKKSEEALKASEEKFRALFEHTPDGILILDFEGNILSANAAVGKMVDAPLNEVIGSNIYKFLIPESGATALEDQINVYNGRGGYLRTYKIRSSNGETLWIEGLGTRIMYRNMPANIVVVRDVTVRKQAEKTLIDAKMAAEEANRTKSEFLANMSHELRTPLNSIIGFSDLIAEGTAGPLTEKQSRYIGFISVSGKNLLRIINDILDLSKAESGKMELEREEFCVGKSVDKVISTMLPQTKEKNIILSHKPGTQALTVYADLSKFEQIMYNLLSNATKFTPEGGSIDVFSKRDGEMIRVVVKDTGIGISEEDLDKIFNPFIQIDSSMKRSFEGTGLGLALVKKFVEMHGGKIRVESKLGEGTAFTFELPASPSSGM